The nucleotide window TATGTGTTTACGGATGTAATAAATGTGTTTctagattttaattttattgatcCGTAAAATCTGTTAAAAACGGAATGTCAATTTCATATCTTTATCTGTAAAACTTTATCACAATGCAATGTCAAATTCGATTTCGTCCTCTGTTCAAATAAGTATTGCAAATATAATGCATTCTCCAGAACAAAATATTACTGTTCACTTTATGAATTCAGATGTTCAGAATACAATGACAAGTCAGTAGACATAATACACTTTTTGTAATTCACGGAAAATTGTTATCCGTGCAAAATGAGTCCGTGGtttgtattatttatcaaatcacagacagattttttttcagaatatatatgaaataacgATACAATACTTGtaatatgaaagaaatatagtTTTCCGTCTGTAAATTTCACATGTTTATTAATATAATGTGATGAAGGAATCAGAGAAATATTACATACAAATCACGGACAGATTTTTCTTCCCAGTCACGGATAACAAAGTTTACGGATATTCTGTAAATTgaagaatttatatgaaataatgataaaatacttgtattacatgtaaatatataatataatgaaaaaatcaatgaaatattgCATACAATCACGGACAAATGTTTGTGACGAAACAATtatgatgacgtcataatgcacTGACTATTTCCGTGACTGATAGATTCTAACTACATATTCCCTGGGGTGTACACAAAACAATTCAAAGTATATTATTCAAAGTCacaaatcaattgattttataatttaaaaaatgcacgGAAAATTTTATCATCGTGCAAAATGAATCcgtgatttgtactattttttcgATTTCCGTGCATCCGTGCGTCCGTGACTTGTCCGTGTTTTGTAAATGGCGAAAATAGGACATACCGGATAGACTGTGTACTTTATGTTCTTCAgatgtgtagaagatgaatgtCATATTTTACTTCATTGTTCCTCTTATTCAAATCTTAGAGTAATCTTTTTTATCAGTATCGTATTTAACCCCACTGTGATCAATATGTCAGATttagacaaaacaaaatttctattattaaattTTCCAAGACAAACTGCAAAATTTCTGTTCTCCGCATACACCTACAGACAGTCAATCATATACCATAATATTAAAAGTCAtgcgtaatacatgtaccactgtatttattatttaatgggGGGTTTTTCCTGTTAAAAGTGACATGAAGGCCCGATGGGCCAGGTGTTTAAATtcctattattctgtttaatgtatttttcaattctgtaatgtataagacacatgtcactataataaatcatttacttacttactataattactcaagtttaaccaaaattatacagttgtctctctttttctcgtcaattaatatcaattttaatggaaattgatacgaatagatatatatatgcaacttgaaaatgtaaactcgtctttgagatagacggtaaaacaataatatttgctgtggtcctttcactgcaaggaattttaatttttgatcacgatttttcaattatgtccaatacagcggGGAAAAATTGTAAAGTGTTATGTAGTGGGGAGGGggatatatcacaaatttaaacatcgtgatagaaaatatacgagttcctagtattttaacCGTTGTGATTTACAACCAGAATCAgtccaaaaaatatatattaacctatgcgtCCATTTTATGTGcattacactgtgattctcataacgtcaacatcatgacgttatatagtttttctgttgaaaaaaacacaaagtttaaacgactgtaaaaagaaaactagaaaagatatagttgtaaaataaattgttgtataacctataaatcctagagcatcaactgtaaaagtctcatttattttggcgaaagggccaattttagtactttgtggctctagttctttatttcataataaatgaAATAGCTTAAAAGGCTAACAAAGAATTTAACTTGAATAACTTTcatgtttctttttttcaaatgaagggtcaggccccctttaaaggggagataatcacgaatatgcaaaaatagagtggggtctatggggacaatctttaaaaatcttctcaggaaccactgggccaataaagttcaaatttacttgaagcttcctgatataaagtAGATCCAactttgttaaaatgatggttcCTGGGGATAGGTGGGTCCACAGTAGGAGATCAAAATGTTATAtggaaaaatcttaaaattgtCTCTTGGACTATCTAAGCTTGGGCTTCCATATTttgtcatcttcacaagtcaagggttattaaTTCGTTACCTCGAAGCATAAAATGCGTCGTGAATGtcttacaacagatgacgtcatCTCTACTCCCTCCCTAAATGTGACCAGGCCCTGGAGAGCTTTAATGACTCTACCAGAGGAGACAATCCTGGAAATGCTAGTAAAGGTCACCAATTTAGAGTATGATTTGGAAGAAATGACAAAGgtgattttgtttatataaaaaaggatatatatagaatgatgtaatatatataatcatctGACATCCAGTTAGATTAAGAGATTCATAGGTTACTTTTCCCCCCAAATCTTTCCAAATCACAGGAGGCTGAATATCTAAAGGGGACAAGGAACATCCAGGTGGCTGTATGCAAACTTTCAAAAATGCCCTGGGAGAAGACTTTGAATAAGTTTTGGACTAATGAGGATGAGGCAGAGGAAGAGCTCAGGCAGTTTATAGGGTATGTTGACGAAACTTTTGCAGGAATATTATAATGGAATTAGTTCTCTATCTTTTCCTTGTTTCTAAGAGCAATCAATGAGATATCTATTTCATGTGAAATGTAGCTTTATGTATATGAAACATCTATGATATGGACgtatgtatataatgttaatGTCAATGATATCGACATGTCATTCACCCTTAATATACTTCCAAGATTTACAACAGCATCTGCATATGCTATATGTTGTTGTCTACAGGTTCATATGTATAAGTCATATGATAGTTCCAGTGAGGCGAAGCAAtttcatatcatatcatatttTACAAAGATGTGAAATGAGATGTCCTTGGAGAGAGGCTGCGACAATTCACGGAGAGCAAAGAAAAATACCCAGGGTAGAAATCAACACCCATGGTTTTCCAGGTGGAACCCCTGGCATTTTTGAAGGCCGGGAGAGTGGAAAACACTGTCGACATAACAGTTTTTAATGAGGAAATGGTAAGTAAGATGGAACATATAATCATCATATAATGATATTGTTaacgtctaaaaaaaaaaaaaaaagcattatatatatatatatatatatatatatatatatatatatatatatatatatatataaaaggaaTTGAGTCAATGTAGTCTGATTGGCAAGCATTACTCCGCGTATGTGTGGATCTTCCTTCTCTGAAGGAGGACCACACATTCATAATTTCCACTTCATGGAGCGGAGTCAGCGACACGAAAAAGGCCATGGAACTAATGTACCCCAACAAAGGCACAACCGTTGTTGTATATTACAACAAAAAGAGTAAgttcaaaattaagaaataaaacttttaataagtTTTAACGCAAGTTTATCTAAGCTTTCAAGTTTTCACATTATTGTaaagcaaaatattttgtttcaggTAACTGCATCCAGCCCTTTGTGTGTCTTTCTTCTAGCAAGAGTAAGGTCAAAACTTTGACAACATTTGTAGAAGGGCCCACAAAGACAGCCTTCTTCGAAAAGTTATTTTCCCAGGTCAACAAAAAGGGAAATATTCTTGTTCTGCACTGTGGAAAAGGTAAAGTATATCttgtatgtagtatatattttaaactgtttatgCTATTGATTGCTAATGCATTGTTTGGTGCTCTATATTCATAATGTGctaattatttattaatttgtgTTAAACTTTGGATCCTTAAGACAGTATATGATCAACACCTTTGAACAATTGTTGGTTTTTTTCTAGACATATACATATTTGGTATGATTGTGGTCTTGGCCACCTGATCAGCAATGCAAAGGATCCTGTGAGGGATTTCCAATTCACCGTGGAATTTTCTGATTTACTTAATTACATATTGGTATGCTAAGTTCTAGATATTGCTAGGCAATTGATCAACATCAATATTTTGCAGGAGAAGCCCTACAAGCAGGACTGAAGAAGGGCTTCAATGTTGTTGGAGTAGATGGCAAAAATGACATGATCAGATCCTGCAACAGACTTCTTTATtagattaaattataaaatattgatttgcAACCGAAAAGAATTGATTGAAACGTGTATCAgtctttcttttttgttttctttttcatgagCCAATAAAGTTTAGTCATCTCATTGATGATAAAACAAGGAAATCTATGAAATGGTAAAGTAAATTGACTGTTTTGCCTCTAGATAATTGGCCATACATTGCTTGAATTGACTGTACATAGATAGACATTGAAAGCCTGCATTGAATCTGGAAAAAAAGTCGTCTCATGCCTGCATTGGTGTAACACGTAACATCATTCAAGCCCTGCGTTGGCTCTACAAAAATTGCTTCAAATGAGTCCGGCAAACGGTCATCAACAGCCTACATCATCTCTACATAATAAGTTTAGTCGAGACATGCAGTGACTCTGTATAATTACATATGGATCCTGAGATAGCCACTTCGCATTCCACAGTACATATCTGGATCATGCAGTGTTCTGATTCATTTGTAACAGAGTagtccaatgcctgcattggctcttgagagagtggtccaatgcctgcattggctcttgagagagtggtccaatgcctgcattggctcttgaaagagtggcccaatgcctgcattggctcttgtgTGAGtgatccaatgcctgcattggctcttgaaagagtggcccaatgcctgcattggctcttgagagagtggcccaatgcctgcattgtCTCTAGAGAGAGTGATCCAATGCCTGTATTGGCTCTTGACAGAGTggcccaatgcctgcattggctcttgacagagtggcccaatgcctgcattgacTCTTGAGTGAGtgatccaatgcctgcattggctcctGACAGAGtggtccaatgcctgcattgacTCTTGAGTGAAtgatccaatgcctgcattggctatTGAGAGAGtggtccaatgcctgcattggctcttgacagagtggcccgatgcctgcattggctcttgacagagtggcccaatgcctgcattggctcttgagagagtggcccaatgcctgcattgtCTCTTGAGAAACTGGTTCAATGCATGCATTAGCTCATGACAAAAATTATTCCAGTGCCTGCATTGGCCATTGAAAAAGAAACCAATTGCCTTCATTGGCCTTTGAGTGGTCCAATTCTTGCATTGACCATTGAGAGTCGGCATTGGCTCTCTCGAGATTAGACCAATGCTAGAGCCACACAATGATGATATCTGCTCTACAGATAGTCATGGAATTTCTGCATTGGctttaaaatgataatattcTTGTACATTGTAACCATTTGCGAGAAATACCCATGCAAAGTTTCATTTCGTAATATTGGTTGTTGCATTGTAAACTAATTCAATTTCCTCATGTTTATTCATATTATGTGTTAATAATGATTGGATCCAAATACGCAATGACATAGATAC belongs to Ostrea edulis chromosome 7, xbOstEdul1.1, whole genome shotgun sequence and includes:
- the LOC130048070 gene encoding uncharacterized protein LOC130048070, translating into MRRECLTTDDVISTPSLNVTRPWRALMTLPEETILEMLVKVTNLEYDLEEMTKEAEYLKGTRNIQVAVCKLSKMPWEKTLNKFWTNEDEAEEELRQFIGCEMRCPWREAATIHGEQRKIPRVEINTHGFPGGTPGIFEGRESGKHCRHNSF
- the LOC130048655 gene encoding uncharacterized protein LOC130048655 → SDWQALLRVCVDLPSLKEDHTFIISTSWSGVSDTKKAMELMYPNKGTTVVVYYNKKSNCIQPFVCLSSSKSKVKTLTTFVEGPTKTAFFEKLFSQVNKKGNILVLHCGKGEALQAGLKKGFNVVGVDGKNDMIRSCNRLLY